In Pseudomonas lalkuanensis, the following are encoded in one genomic region:
- the recA gene encoding recombinase RecA: MDENKKRALAAALGQIEKQFGKGAVMRMGDHDRQAIPAISTGSLGLDIALGIGGLPKGRIVEIYGPESSGKTTLTLSVIAEAQKLGATCAFVDAEHALDPDYAGKLGVNVDDLLVSQPDTGEQALEITDMLVRSNAVDVIIVDSVAALVPKAEIEGEMGDSHVGLQARLMSQALRKITGNIKNANCLVIFINQIRMKIGVMFGNPETTTGGNALKFYASVRLDIRRTGAVKEGEEVVGSETRVKVVKNKVAPPFRQAEFQIMYGKGIYRTGEIIDLGVQLGLVEKSGAWYSYQGNKIGQGKANAAKYLEDNPEVGSAIEKIIREKLLVDSSANNKSAATADDLADVDL; encoded by the coding sequence ATGGACGAGAACAAGAAGCGCGCCTTGGCTGCTGCCCTGGGCCAGATCGAGAAGCAGTTCGGCAAAGGCGCGGTCATGCGCATGGGCGACCACGATCGCCAGGCCATCCCGGCCATTTCCACCGGCTCCCTGGGCCTGGACATCGCGCTTGGCATTGGTGGTCTGCCGAAAGGCCGTATCGTCGAGATCTACGGTCCCGAATCCTCCGGTAAGACCACCCTGACCCTCTCCGTCATTGCAGAAGCCCAGAAGCTGGGTGCCACCTGCGCCTTCGTCGACGCCGAACACGCCCTGGACCCGGACTACGCCGGCAAGCTCGGTGTGAACGTGGACGACCTGCTGGTGTCCCAGCCGGATACCGGTGAACAGGCCCTGGAAATCACCGACATGCTGGTGCGCTCCAACGCCGTTGACGTGATCATCGTCGACTCCGTTGCGGCCCTGGTACCCAAGGCCGAAATCGAAGGCGAGATGGGTGATTCCCACGTCGGCCTGCAGGCGCGCCTGATGTCTCAGGCCCTGCGCAAGATCACCGGCAACATCAAGAACGCCAACTGCCTGGTCATCTTCATCAACCAGATCCGTATGAAGATCGGCGTGATGTTCGGCAACCCAGAGACCACTACCGGCGGCAACGCCCTGAAGTTCTACGCCTCCGTGCGTCTCGACATCCGCCGTACCGGCGCGGTGAAAGAGGGCGAGGAAGTCGTGGGCAGCGAAACCCGCGTCAAGGTGGTGAAGAACAAGGTGGCCCCGCCGTTCCGTCAGGCCGAATTCCAGATCATGTACGGCAAGGGCATCTACCGCACTGGCGAGATCATCGACCTGGGCGTGCAGCTGGGCCTGGTCGAGAAATCCGGCGCCTGGTACAGCTACCAGGGCAACAAGATCGGCCAGGGCAAGGCCAACGCCGCCAAGTACCTGGAAGACAATCCGGAAGTCGGCAGCGCCATCGAGAAGATCATTCGCGAGAAGCTGCTGGTCGATTCTTCTGCCAACAACAAGTCGGCTGCCACTGCTGACGACTTGGCCGACGTAGACCTCTGA
- a CDS encoding CinA family protein, whose translation MSVTEDELTSLAARLGEELKARGESVSTAESCTGGGIAEAITRIPGSSAWFEAGFVTYSNEQKTAQLAVPFELFPRVGAVSREVVEAMVRGAQLHSGARFAVAVSGVAGPDGGSVDKPVGTVWLAWGNGKELEAVRRQFPGDRLSVRRQTVVEALQGLIRLAAGEKAVQG comes from the coding sequence ATGTCCGTTACCGAAGATGAACTGACTTCGCTGGCCGCGCGGCTGGGCGAGGAACTGAAGGCACGTGGCGAGTCGGTGAGCACTGCCGAGTCATGCACCGGAGGCGGCATCGCCGAGGCGATCACCCGCATTCCCGGCAGTTCGGCCTGGTTCGAGGCGGGTTTCGTCACTTATTCGAATGAGCAGAAAACCGCGCAGCTGGCGGTGCCTTTCGAGCTGTTCCCGCGGGTGGGCGCGGTCAGCCGTGAGGTAGTCGAGGCGATGGTGCGCGGTGCCCAGTTGCACAGCGGGGCACGTTTCGCCGTAGCGGTAAGTGGCGTTGCCGGACCCGATGGCGGTTCCGTGGACAAGCCCGTCGGCACCGTCTGGCTGGCCTGGGGAAACGGGAAGGAACTGGAGGCCGTGCGCCGCCAGTTTCCGGGCGATCGCCTGTCCGTGCGGCGGCAGACAGTGGTGGAAGCACTCCAGGGATTGATCCGACTAGCTGCAGGAGAAAAAGCCGTCCAGGGGTAG